A genome region from Trichoderma asperellum chromosome 7, complete sequence includes the following:
- a CDS encoding uncharacterized protein (EggNog:ENOG41) → MAAQRRACDACYKRKIQCDRSDPDEQCNWCLHHGLHCTINRIRGRKKKTKSSRESIVKRLERIEEGIARAKALKQNTQTASPVSTASPDGSSAQQGKNTPGSVPGSAPIIRALSRSSEGSQVCSRQLGASPLGQIWMSGQKFAATCDQNGIPRFTPLGEQYIYAQTGQWPHFHNESTFSFESTGQASSGALTQHSPRGQAKQAPADQLPEKWVTNTLFNLYLQSEFRLAFPFVDRELFEDTIRQAYDSPDTNPTIEEISSKACVFAFLSVSSHHFATMSVSNHVDSDACAKQAQILIADFIEDASLTTLQVMILLLMNEALCGRLQASSMYHAIACRTVFALGDIL, encoded by the exons ATGGCCGCGCAACGACGGGCTTGCGACGCCTGCTATAAGCGTAAG ATTCAATGTGATCGATCTGATCCAGATGAGCAATGCAACTGGTGTCTACATCATGGTCTCCACTGTACTATTAACCGAATCAGaggcaggaagaagaagacaaa GAGCTCAAGGGAAAGCATTGTTAAGCGCCTGGAGCGAATAGAAGAGGGCATTGCTAGGGCTAAAGCTCTGAAACAGAACACTCAGACAGCCTCGCCTGTTTCAACGGCTTCGCCTGATGGCTCCAGTGCCCAACAAGGGAAAAACACACCCGGCAGTGTGCCCGGCAGTGCACCCATCATTCGCGCGCTTAGTCGCTCTAGTGAGGGTTCACAGGTTTGCTCTAGGCAGTTAGGTGCTTCTCCGCTTGGACAAATATGGATGTCGGGCCAGAAGTTTGCTGCTACTTGCGACCAGAATGGCATTCCCCGTTTTACTCCTCTTGGCGAACAGTACATATACGCGCAGACAGGGCAATGGCCTCATTTCCACAATGAGAGcaccttttcttttgaatCCACCGGCCAGGCCTCCTCGGGTGCTTTAACTCAACACTCCCCTAGGGGCCAGGCCAAACAAGCACCAGCCGATCAACTTCCAGAAAAATGGGTCACCAACACGTTGTTCAATCTTTATTTGCAGTCTGAATTTCGCCTCGCTTTCCCCTTTGTCGATCGTGAGCTATTCGAGGATACAATACGACAAGCCTATGACTCGCCAGATACGAACCCGACAATTGAGGAAATCAGCAGTAAAGCATGTGTATTTGCTTTCTTGTCTGTCTCTAGTCATCATTTTGCCACCATGAGCGTCTCAAATCATGTCGATAGTGATGCTTGTGCGAAGCAAGCACAGATTTTAATTGCTGACTTCATTGAAGATGCCAGTCTCACGACTTTACAAGTGATGATACTATTG CTCATGAATGAGGCGCTCTGCGGCCGCCTACAAGCATCATCCATGTACCACGCAATTGCGTGCCGTACCGTCTTTGCCTTGGGGGACATACTCTAA
- a CDS encoding uncharacterized protein (EggNog:ENOG41~TransMembrane:1 (o175-195i)) yields MSDEFCDLTLPKNYLKNRFSSHDLTGPESARKPFLPNDLRLSILKAKAVRALYSVGSLRKSDAELLHTIRELDEELENWRTSIPAEYAPALSIRKDVKFGNFSQLTSMLHIELHLDYHYLLNIIHCASGRCVVDWNESGQEMIFGLQSSLDISVEASRSTLIYLSEAAPRLAGEAFWVFIFYPVSALLSIFFNILRNPRHEYATHDVELLKLATKVIRSMPILKVTTHEVEYLRKMDAFIEELGRLSQAAITKAQNENA; encoded by the exons ATGAGCGACGAGTTTTGCGATCTCACCCTCCCTAAAAACTACTTGAAGAATCGCTTCTCAAGTCATGATCTCACAGGCCCAGAAAGTGCCAGAAAGCCGTTCTTACCTAATGACCTTCGGTTAAGTATACTGAAAGCAAAGGCTGTCAGGGCACTCTACTCTGTTGGCTCTCTGCGCAAATCCGATGCCGAACTTCTTCATACTATTCGAGAGCTTGATGAAGAATTGGAAAACTGGCGTACTTCAATACCGGCAGAGTACGCGCCGGCGCTCAGTATTCGCAAAGATGTCAAATTTGGCAATTTCAGCCAGTTGACGAGCATGCTTCATATTGAGCTACATTTGGACTACCACTACCTCTTGAACATTATCCACTGCGCTAGCGGTAGATGTGTGGTAGACTGGAATGAATCTGGCCAGGAAATGATCTTTGGGTTGCAGTCCAGTCTTGATATCTCTGTTGAAGCTAGTCGATCGACTCTCATTTATCTCAGTGAAGCTGCACCTCGGCTGGCTGGTGAAGCATTCTG GGTCTTTATCTTTTACCCTGTTTCAGCGCTTCTTagtatcttttttaatatcctACGAAATCCTCGGCACGAATACGCAACTCATGATGTGGAGCTACTCAAATTGGCGACAAAGGTTATCAGAAGTATGCCTATACTTAAAGTTACGACCCACGAGGTCGAATATTTACGCAAAATGGACGCCTTTATTGAGGAGCTGGGTCGACTCAGCCAAGCAGCAATCACAAAGGCacaaaatgaaaatgcttAA
- a CDS encoding uncharacterized protein (EggNog:ENOG41), with product MSFGAGPISLPGRRIIREAFEELQRTVSPPEAKDFQSTTLEDVQKAAFDIENQLAARKTLRNMRRLMPLFQGLEHYSQSIEVLCNGTPYLPWIWAPIKLILTIASDFVEAFERIIAAYSQIAESLPRMEILSEAFSKRVEFQETLAIFYSDILTFHRHAYLFVRRSSWKIFFLTSWSRFQRRFDTILADIKAHEELIDKTANAVNILEASKMRESLRDQRNENLNDVVKQEDEDSIKQYQAIVGWLKMDDTDQQIIFDSIASEAEKNEGTCDWILKQPTLVSWMRTQSETPFVWLQGNPGAGKSVLATQIDTFLRTSHQSLVVRHFCTYSYELSTQFDQILRSLLLQLIRSNNDLINYLYEELVLAKQVVTIKSLSQLVRTICEAISPIPSKKKYVHIILDGLDECDTEKQGRITNLLETLISFGSPTNSGIIKILISSRPTPLLLRKFRKRPSVSLTEEKSRIDEAIKNYANQKLSLLSNRFLELGICDKDIKELSHSISSKSDGISILSPTIANASIYTANNSQVCFYGLGWF from the exons ATGTCTTTTGGGGCTGGTCCAATATCTCTTCCCGGTCGACGTATCATTCGTGAGGCTTTTGAAGAGCTTCAGCGGACAGTGTCACCGCCAGAGGCAAAAGACTTCCAAAGCACAACGCTGGAAGACGTCCAAAAAGCGGCATTTGATATTGAGAACCAGCTAGCAGCCAGGAAAACGCTGAGGAATATGCGCCGCTTGATGCCTTTATTCCAAGGCCTGGAACATTACTCACAGTCAATTGAAGTGTTGTGCAATGGCACGCCATATCTGCCTTGGATTTGGGCTCccataaaattaattctcACG ATTGCATCAGACTTTGTTGAAGCTTTTGAGAGAATTATCGCTGCGTATTCGCAGATTGCAGAATCTTTACCCAGAATGGAAATTCTTAGTGAAGCATTCAGTAAAAGAGTTGAATTTCAAGAGACTTTAGCCATTTTCTATTCAGACATATTGACTTTCCACCGCCACGCGTATCTCTTTGTTCGAAGGAGTA GCTGGAAGATCTTTTTTCTCACATCTTGGAGCCGTTTCCAGCGGAGATTCGACACAATTCTCGCCGATATAAAAGCTCATGAAGAATTAATTGACAAGACAGCTAACGCTGTCAATATCTTGGAAGCCTCCAAAATGAGAGAAAGCCTACGTGATCAGAGAAATGAAAATCTTAATGACGTTGTGaaacaagaagatgaggactCAATTAAACAATACCAGGCCATCGTTGGATGGTTGAAAATGGATGATACAGACCAACAAATCATCTTTGACTCAATCGCGtcagaagcagaaaagaacGAAGGGACTTGCGATTGGATATTGAAGCAGCCGACTCTCGTGTCGTGGATGAGAACTCAGTCGGAAACCCCATTTGTGTGGCTTCAGGGTAACCCAGGAGCGGGTAAAAGCGTATTGGCAACGCAAATTGATACTTTTCTTCGAACCAGCCATCAATCTCTCGTTGTTCGTCATTTTTGCACCTATTCATACGAATTATCTACACAATTTGACCAAATTCTCCgatctctgcttcttcaactGATTCGGTCGAATAATGACCTAATAAACTATCTCTATGAAGAACTCGTCTTGGCCAAACAAGTTGTTACAATCAAGTCGCTCTCTCAACTGGTTCGGACCATTTGCGAAGCTATCTCACCTATACcttcaaagaagaaatatgTCCATATTATTCTAGATGGGTTAGATGAATGCGATACTGAGAAACAAGGGAGAATAACGAATTTACTGGAGACGCTCATATCTTTTGGAAGCCCAACGAACTCTGGGATTATCAAAATCCTAATCTCTAGTCGGCCAACACCATTGTTATTGAGAAAGTTTCGAAAGCGACCCAGCGTTTCACTAacggaagaaaaaagtagaATTGATGAGGCCATAAAGAATTATGCTAACCAGAAGTTAAGCCTCCTCTCTAATCGATTTTTAGAACTTGGCATTTGtgataaagatattaaagagcTCTCTCATAGCATATCCTCGAAATCTGATGGTATCAGTATTCTGTCTCCAACCATAGCTAATGCTAGCATATACACCGCTAACAATTCACAGGTATGTTTCTATGGGCTCGGCTGGTTTTAG
- a CDS encoding uncharacterized protein (EggNog:ENOG41~TransMembrane:13 (o463-482i503-536o548-569i581-598o604-623i683-704o1117-1134i1146-1166o1186-1214i1226-1248o1254-1274i1286-1306o1382-1400i)), translating into MESTYGETLTDLNASMGEKDAVDNGWFMKPEIVAINERDKASGFQARELGVTFQNLTVEAVRADAAIHENVVSQFNIPKLVKESRQKPPLRKILDNAHGCVKPGEMLLVLGRPGSGCTTLLNMLSNRRNGYAQISGDVSFGSMKAEEAKRYRGQIIMNTEEEIFFPSLTVGQTMDFATRLKVPYNLPNGVTSQEEIRLETRKFLLKSMGIEHTEDTKVGNAFVRGVSGGERKRVSIIECLASKGSVFCWDNSTRGLDASTALEWAKAVRAMTDVLGLASIVTLYQAGNGIYNLFDKVLVLDEGKEIYYGPMREARPFMENLGFICDDGANVADFLTGVTVPTERKIRDEMKFKFPRTAGAIRNEYEKTAIHDQARAEYIYPTTEEAQTKTKLFQEGVANEKDKGLPASSSFTVSFWTQVRTCIKRQYQIIWGDKATFFIKQFSTIVQALIAGSLFYNAPNTTAGLFVKSGACFFALLFNALLSMSEVTESFMGRPVLIKHKSFAYFHPAAFCIAQIAADIPVILVQVSGFSLILYFMVGLTMSAGHFFTFWIIVVATTFCMTALFRAIGAAFSTFDGASKVSGLIIAATIMYNGYMIQKPRMHPWFVWLFWIDPMAYGFDAILSNEFHGKIIPCVGPNLVPNGPGFTDAGAQSCAGVGGAVPGQTYVDGDLYLASLSYSHSHVWRNFGIIWAWWALFVAITIFFTTKWKLSSENGPSLLIPREQSKLVNAVRQVDEEGQVSESGQISEKDDATVNAQSDNNSTDDTTAVQGNLVRNSSVFTWKNLCYTVKTPSGDRLLLDNVQGWVKPGNLTALMGSSGAGKTTLLDVLAQRKTEGTIRGSILVDGRPLPVSFQRSAGYCEQLDVHEAYATVREALEFSALLRQSRDTPREEKLAYVNTIIDLLELHDIADTLIGEVGAGLSVEQRKRVTIGVELVSKPSILIFLDEPTSGLDGQSAYHTVRFLRKLAAVGQAVLVTIHQPSAQLFAQFDTLLLLAKGGKTVYFGEIGDQANVVKEYFARYDAACPTEVNPAEHMIDVVSGQLSQGKDWNEVWLASPEYANMTKELDRIIDEAASKPPGTVDDGNEFATSLWEQTKLVTQRMNVSLYRNADYVNNKFALHIFSALFNGFSFWMIKDSIGDLQLKLFTIFNFIFVAPGVLAQLQPLFIHRRDIFETREKKSKMYSWIAFVTALIVSEIPYLIICAVLYFVCWYYTVGFPSDSHRAGATFFVMLCYEFLYTGMGQFIAAYAPNEVFAVLANPVVLGTLVSFCGVLVPYAQIQEFWRYWMYYLNPFNYLMGSMLVFNLWGADIKCSEHEFATFNPPNGTTCGDYLKEYLAAGPGAVADLINPSATSNCQVCSYSKGQDYLRTLNLKEYYYGWRDAGIVVLMVLSSYSLVYLLMKLRTKMSKKAE; encoded by the exons ATGGAGTCCACATACGGCGAGACGCTCACAGACCTTAACGCCTCTATGGGTGAAAAAGATGCTGTCGATAATGGCTGGTTTATGAAACCAGAAATTGTTGCCATTAATGAGCGCGACAAAGCTTCTGGTTTCCAAGCCCGAGAGCTCGGAGTCACATTCCAGAATCTCACTGTTGAGGCTGTCCGTGCCGATGCAGCCATCCACGAAAACGTCGTCTCCCAGTTCAACATCCCAAAGCTGGTAAAGGAATCTCGACAAAAGCCACCTTTGAGAAAAATCCTCGATAATGCTCATGGATGTGTCAAGCCTGGAGAGATGCTCCTTGTGTTGGGTCGACCAGGGTCAGGATGTACCACACTGCTCAACATGCTGTCCAACAGACGGAATGGATATGCTCAGATCTCCGGCGACGTCTCCTTTGGCTCCATgaaggctgaagaggcaaAACGCTACCGAGGCCAGATTATTATGAATACTGAAGAGGAAATCTTCTTCCCATCTCTGACTGTGGGGCAGACTATGGACTTTGCAACACGATTAAAGGTCCCATACAACCTACCCAACGGCGTTACAAGCCAGGAAGAAATCCGACTGGAAACTCGAAAGTTCCTGCTCAAGTCTATGGGCATTGAACACACCGAAGATACCAAAGTCGGTAACGCCTTCGTCCGAGGTGTCTCTGGTGGAGAACGAAAGCGAGTGTCCATCATCGAATGCCTTGCGTCCAAGGGCAGCGTTTTCTGCTGGGATAACTCAACGCGTGGCCTTGATGCCAGCAC TGCTCTGGAATGGGCAAAGGCTGTTCGAGCCATGACCGATGTCCTCGGCTTAGCTTCCATCGTTACTTTATACCAAGCCGGCAACGGTATTTATAACCTCTTCGATAAAGTTCTCGTACTAGACGAGGGCAAAGAAATCTACTATGGCCCCATGCGCGAGGCTCGGCCATTCATGGAGAACTTGGGCTTCATCTGCGACGATGGAGCCAATGTGGCTGACTTCCTCACCGGTGTGACCGTTCCGACCGAGAGAAAAATCCGAGACGAGATGAAGTTCAAATTCCCCCGAACTGCAGGAGCAATCCGCAACGAATACGAAAAGACTGCTATTCATGACCAAGCGCGAGCTGAATACATCTATCCGACAACGGAGGAGGCTCAGACCAAGACCAAATTGTTCCAAGAGGGCGTCGCCAATGAAAAAGACAAGGGACTACCAGCATCGAGCTCATTCACAGTGAGCTTTTGGACTCAAGTGCGAACATGTATCAAGCGACAATATCAGATCATCTGGGGTGACAAGGCAACTTTCTTCATCAAGCAGTTCTCTACCATTGTTCAAGCACTCATCGCCGGTTCGCTTTTCTATAATGCTCCGAACACGACTGCAGGATTGTTTGTGAAGTCTGGAGCTTgtttctttgccttgcttttCAATGCACTGCTCTCCATGTCCGAAGTCACTGAGTCATTCATGGGCCGCCCTGTTCTGATTAAGCACAAGTCATTTGCGTACTTCCATCCCGCGGCATTCTGCATTGCTCAGATCGCCGCTGATATTCCCGTCATCTTGGTACAAGTCTCTGGTTTCTCCCTAATTCTGTATTTCATGGTTGGTTTGACAATGTCTGCGGGTCACTTCTTTACCTTCTGGATCATTGTTGTAGCTACCACCTTT TGTATGACTGCCCTTTTCAGAGCTATCGGTGCAGCTTTCAGCACATTTGATGGCGCATCCAAAGTTTCAGGTCTCATCATTGCTGCCACTATCATGTATAACGGCTACATGATTCAGAAGCCACGGATGCACCCCTGGTTTGTCTGGCTCTTCTGGATCGATCCAATGGCTTATGGTTTTGATGCCATTCTCTCGAACGAGTTCCACGGCAAGATCATCCCTTGTGTCGGCCCTAATCTCGTTCCCAACGGCCCAGGTTTCACCGATGCAGGTGCTCAATCTTGTGCTGGTGTGGGTGGCGCAGTTCCGGGACAGACTTATGTCGATGGTGACTTGTACCTTGCATCACTTTCATACAGCCATTCGCATGTATGGAGGAATTTTGGCATTATTTGGGCATGGTGGGCTCTGTTTGTGGCCATCACAATTTTCTTCACCACAAAGTGGAAGCTGTCGTCAGAGAACGGGCCCAGCTTGCTCATTCCCCGAGAACAATCCAAGCTCGTCAATGCAGTTCGTCAGGTCGACGAAGAGGGCCAGGTCTCAGAATCAGGTCAGATTTCAGAAAAAGATGACGCTACTGTTAATGCGCAGTCCGATAATAACTCGACTGATGATACCACGGCTGTCCAGGGCAATCTTGTTCGGAACTCCTCAGTTTTCACTTGGAAGAATCTCTGCTACACTGTCAAGACACCCTCAGGCGACCGTCTGTTGCTGGATAATGTTCAAGGATGGGTAAAGCCTGGAAACTTGACTGCTTTGATGGGCTCTTCCGGTGCTGGAAAGACCACTTTGCTTGATGTCCTTGCTCAGCGAAAGACCGAGGGCACTATTCGTGGCTCTATCTTGGTTGATGGCCGACCACTTCCCGTCTCTTTCCAACGATCTGCTGGTTACTGCGAACAACTCGATGTGCACGAGGCTTACGCTACTGTTCGAGAGGCGTTAGAGTTCTCCGCCCTGCTTCGACAGAGCCGTGACACGCCACGTGAGGAGAAGTTGGCTTATGTTAACACCATTATCGATCTCCTGGAACTTCACGACATTGCCGACACTTTAATTGGTGAAGTAGGCGCAGGATTGAGCGTTGAACAGCGCAAACGTGTCACAATTGGTGTTGAACTTGTCTCTAAGCCTAGTATCTTAATCTTCCTCGACGAGCCTACTTCTGGTCTGGATGGCCAGTCTGCCTACCACACTGTCCGCTTCCTACGAAAACTCGCCGCCGTTGGTCAAGCCGTCTTGGTCACAATCCACCAGCCTTCTGCCCAGCTATTCGCTCAATTCGAcacgcttctgctgcttgccaAAGGTGGCAAGACTGTCTATTTTGGAGAAATTGGTGATCAGGCCAATGTGGTTAAGGAATATTTCGCCCGTTACGATGCTGCGTGCCCAACAGAGGTCAACCCTGCGGAGCACATGATTGATGTTGTTTCGGGACAGCTTTCTCAGGGCAAGGATTGGAACGAGGTCTGGCTCGCATCTCCGGAATATGCCAACATGACCAAGGAGCTTGATAGAATCATTGACGAGGCTGCATCAAAACCTCCTGGCACTGTAGATGACGGCAATGAATTTGCTACATCCCTGTGGGAGCAGACCAAGCTCGTTACCCAACGCATGAATGTCAGCTTGTATCGCAACGCCGACTACGTCAACAACAAATTCGCGCTGCACATCTTCTCGGCTCTTTTCAACGGTTTCTCTTTCTGGATGATCAAGGATTCCATTGGCGATTTGCAGTTGAAGCTTTTCACAATCTTCAACTTCATTTTCGTCGCGCCAGGTGTACTTgcccagctgcagcctctctTCATCCACCGCCGAGATATCTTCGAAACGCGCGAGAAGAAGTCCAAGATGTACTCATGGATTGCTTTTGTCACTGCGCTTATTGTTTCAGAAATCCCCTACCTCATCATCTGCGCCGTGCTCTACTTTGTGTGCTGGTATTATACTGTGGGCTTCCCCTCCGACTCTCATCGCGCCGGAGCAACCTTCTTTGTGATGCTCTGTTATGAGTTCCTCTACACTGGTATGGGTCAGTTCATTGCTGCGTACGCGCCCAACGAAGTCTTTGCTGTCTTGGCGAATCCTGTGGTCCTTGGAACTCTCGTGTCCTTCTGCGGTGTTTTGGTGCCTTACGCACAGATTCAGGAGTTCTGGAGATACTGGATGTACTACCTCAATCCTTTCAACTATCTCATGGGAAGCATGTTGGTTTTTAACCTGTGGGGAGCAGATATCAAGTGTTCCGAGCATGAATTTGCCACTTTCAATCCTCCAAACGGTACAACTTGTGGAGACTATCTTAAGGAATACCTAGCAGCAGGCCCGGGCGCTGTGGCAGATCTCATTAACCCCAGTGCCACGTCCAACTGCCAAGTGTGCTCATACTCCAAGGGTCAAGACTATCTTCGAACTTTGAACCTGAAGGAATACTACTACGGCTGGCGAGATGCTGGTATCGTGGTGCTGATGGTGCTTAGCTCGTACTCTTTGGTGTACCTGCTGATGAAGCTCCGAACAAAGATGTCCAAGAAGGCTGAGTAg
- a CDS encoding uncharacterized protein (EggNog:ENOG41): MPPQYIFEMCMPLIQENKDSTFSFIHVSVKEHLKSPESTIALIEADAICEHGVASITCLLAGFRIFDTTYDASDRNLRILRGLHGFHIYATEYWLEDLLCSNAVAGGSKTATLLCSTAKALADRLNSTSHSAGISVQQELGTLDDRLNIFANQKAVYDMLRSALRERFAKANSDQAKDESFSAGPTRLAPRNLKDLLASYQASIRSLLRISSFPGITAEELEKFKRDFRTAAFTCSFQNCPCTSIGFTDEKKLSEHEGRHVQRIICTVPNCPYPPLASSRALRAHMSKCHGIAQRIAEITRISTQISGVTEHFQSSDNTDAAVQRLRHGFVETAQQQHQQQAWGSNSALQDYERQKILLEQQKEKRRLALL, translated from the exons ATGCCACCCCAGTACATTTTTGAAATGTGCATGCCGCTTATTCAGGAGAATAAGGATAGTACtttctcattcattcatGTCTCTGTCAAAGA GCATCTTAAATCGCCCGAGAGTACGATTGCTTTGATCGAGGCTGATGCGATATGCGAACATGGAGTGGCGTCCATCACTTGCCTACTTGCCGGTTTTCGGATTTTTGATACAACATACGACGCAAGCGACCGAAATCTGAGAATCTTAAGAGGTCTTCATGGTTTTCACATTTATGCAACAGAGTACTGGCTTGAAGATCTACTATGTAGTaatgctgttgctggtggcAGCAAGACTGCGACTCTTTTGTGCTCAACAGCTAAAGCACTGGCTGACCGCCTAAATTCAACGAGTCACTCAGCGGGAATTTCAGTACAGCAAGAGTTAGGTACATTGGATGATCGATTGAACATATTTGCAAATCAGAAAGCCGTATATGACATGCTACGATCCGCTCTGAGAGAGAGATTCGCGAAAGCTAATTCTGACCAAGCCAAGGACGAGAGTT TTTCTGCTGGTCCTACGCGGCTCGCACCCCGCAATCTCAAGGACTTGCTAGCAAGCTACCAAGCCAGCATCAGGTCTCTGCTACGGATCTCCTCTTTCCCAGGAATTACGGCCGAGGAGTTGGAGAAATTTAAACGAGATTTTCGAACGGCCGCATTCACTTGTAGTTTTCAAAACTGCCCCTGTACAAGTATAGGCTTCACTgatgaaaagaaattatCGGAGCACGAAGGAAGACACGTGCAACGAATCATTTGTACAGTCCCCAACTGCCCATACCCACCTTTAGCTTCCTCTCGCGCTCTAAGGGCACACATGTCAAAATGCCATGGTATAGCACAGCGCATTGCTGAAATTACTAGAATAAGCACCCAGATAAGCGGGGTGACAGAGCATTTTCAAAGTTCCGACAACACAGACGCGGCAGTACAGAGGCTACGCCACGGGTTTGTCGAAACggcgcaacagcagcatcaacaacaagCCTGGGGGTCAAACAGTGCATTGCAAGATTATGAAAGGCAGAAAATTTTGTTAGAacaacaaaaggaaaaacgTCGTCTGGCCTTGCTCTAG
- a CDS encoding uncharacterized protein (EggNog:ENOG41) — MEIQIRNATEKDLPAVAQLAGVAFHPTTDWITRQVFPLHLQPKNIPDGEAYLPWRQLRKTVSYNTSNSAVIVAIDTTLDNQIVGFAVWDQPIEDEQLPAAPAEPELPPAVSDVKIYEELQAILKEDHRASFGDRELKDVWHLDMIGVDPLHQRRGIGKGLLTWGMRQATKAGRDCYLMATPQGRPLYEAFGFEIVRPLNMFGVMHHSMIYRVNKEAIL; from the exons ATGGAAATTCAGATAAGAAACGCAACAGAAAAGGACTTGCCTGCCGTGGCGCAGCTTGCTGGCGTCGCATTCCACCCAACAACCGATTGGATCACTCGCCAAGTCTTCCCTCTGCATCTCCAGCCCAAAAATATTCCCGATGGCGAGGCATATCTACCGTGGCGTCAGTTAAGAAAGACAGTCAGCTACAATACGTCAAATAGCGCCGTTATAGTGGCCATCGATACCACCCTGGACAACCAAATCGTTGGCTTCGCTGTGTGGGATCAGCCAATTGAAGATGAGCAGCTCCCAGCTGCGCCAGCAGAACCAGAGCTGCCTCCAGCTGTGTCGGATGTGAAAATCTATGAGGAGCTCCAAGCAATTTTGAAAGAGGACCATAGAGCCAGTTTTGGAGATAGAGAACTGAAAGATGTGTGGC ATCTCGACATGATTGGGGTTGACCCACTCCACCAGCGGAGGGGAATAGGCAAAGGGCTCCTAACATGGGGCATGCGACAGGCTACGAAAGCTGGCAGGGATTGCTACCTGATGGCAACACCACAAGGGCGACCGCTCTATGAAGCTTTTGGTTTTGAGATTGTACGGCCATTAAATATGTTTGGAGTAATGCATCACTCGATGATATATCGAGTCAATAAAGAAGCAATTTTATGA
- a CDS encoding uncharacterized protein (EggNog:ENOG41), whose product MISLVASDAQLHEAATDGDDVITSATTLIIVPPPLLGTWEEQLSEHVNPGSLNWCRHHGKTKLAKDISYNGISIVLTTYHTVSAEWKSHKKHSSSTLFSTRWRRVILDEGDTPAIIWKISDSLVLGQHILFVTAPPT is encoded by the exons ATGATATCTTTGGTAGCAAGTGATGCTCAGCTTCATGAGGCAGCCACGGATGGTGATGACGTTATAACTTCAGCTACGACTTTAATTATCGTTCCACCACCTT TACTTGGTACTTGGGAAGAACAGTTATCAGA GCACGTTAATCCTGGATCCTTGAATTGGTGTCGGCACCACGGGAAAACAAAACTGGCGAAGGATATATCCTATAACGGCATCAGCATAGTCTTGACGACATATCATACCGTATCAGCAGAGTGGAAATCTCATAAGAAACATTCGTCTTCAACTCTGTTCTCGACTCGCTGGAGGCGAGTGATCCTAGATGAAGGTGATACACCTGCGATAATTTGGAAGATCTCTGACTCACTGGTTTTGGGGCAGCACATTTTATTCGTAACAGCTCCTCCCACTTGA